The window TAGGGGGCATATCATATCAGATCAACAAAGCTATttccatcaaaaaaaaaaagaaagatcaaCAAAGCTATAAAATGTGTCGAATGCTGGATTGACTGCACTAGAAATATTTGTTTACTTAAACACCGTGGGAGCGGCGAAAATTTAGAACACCGCGTCAGCCGATTAGTCTTACTGTTGATTTCTTGCATGTAAACATAAAACGTCGAGAGTAGTGTAGTGTATTGAGATTAGTCTTACATGTTGATTTTGAATGTGCAGGTTGAATTCAGCATATTATCCTGTTTGAATCATATATAGCTCCTTTCGGGCTAACCTTCTGCATGAAGCGAGTGCAAAATAAAGTGTTCTATGCACATGTGCGCACCCCTCCGCACTAAGACACCTAAAAATGAACTAACCtacatcaaataaaaaaacaaagagcaTACGAGATGGCATACCAAAACATATATCAGGGATTAAATCCTAATACCCACGAATATTATTCATACGTAAGTAGTCTTTCAAAAGAATTTAATGAGATTAGAGATATGCAGTTGGTTTCACTCTCTTTGAGCGTGTGTTCAGGAACTACTCTAGCAGCCTTGAAATGCAACGGATTTTGCTCAAAttatatttgggattttggttcaaaatttaAGGTAGAGGCAATTGTGTCATCCAACCAACCAAAGTGGAGTTTGTTTGGATGGGCCGGCCCAATCCAAGTGGAAAGAAGTAGCCCAGCCCGGCACGGAggcaagcccagaagaggaaaAAGGGACTCAAAAAGAAATCCAAAATCCTTTCCTTTGCACGCCGTTCcacgagatggcggcggcggcggccggcggcgggaggggcggcggggcGCAGGCCGCGGTGGCGGAGCAGATAGCGCAGGCGGTGCAGTCCACGTCCAACCTCCTCCAGCTCATGGAGGAGTCCTCCCCGGCCCAGGTATCCTCCCCCCTCCATCTCGCAATCCCCTTCTCTGCTTCCTTtccttctctcccctctccagcGGAGGAGAGGCGCGGCGCGCTTGGCGGCTGTAcgggcgccggtggcggcgagggacCAGCGAGCAGAGCATAGGGAAAGAAGGGGCAAGTTCCCAACCCTGATTTTCTCAACAGGGAACAAGGATAATTCTTCGCCTCTTTCTTGTTTCCTGACCTGTGAGCTTTGGCCAAGTCTTTTGTGTTCGGCAAGTTGAGAAATCGTGGATGGATATATTCCTAGTTTGGTAGTGCACATTTATGGATTGCAATTTAGCAAAAGTGAAGTTCTGGAAATCTAGCTCAGATCATTTCTCAGTTGATGCTCAATATACTATATTGTAGTGAAATTGCATTTAAATGGAACATTAAAGTTGTAATGCCATGTTATGTCACAACACTGCTCTTTACTACAATGAAACAAAGTTTGGCCTTTAACAAACCTTGTTGATGTCTAGTTGGGAGTTCTGTTCTTGCTTGAGCAGTGGTcctcttgtttcttttttatcctGGCCTCTTGTAAAGATTGGATTTCTTGCTGAATTGCTTAAACTATGCATCGATTTATTAGCTACAAATGAGATAAACAATCAGATGCACCTTGCACGCTATGTCAGAATTTCAAGTGGGTCTATTTAGTGTCACATACAAAATAAATTGAATTTTTCccagccaaaacggcttattagggaataaaaatgaatttgtaggtaaaacttttatatatatgttcttggtgacttaaaagccaatgctgaaaaagaaactatgttgaaaatatctcaaaatcaatctcaaaattaagtttgaaaatttaaaatttggctttttctttggctgattaggccatccgatgagAGCCGTAATCTCAGAGTGTTCAGACAACAgtgttttttattatatatttttttgctgTATAGTTCACTCCGGTACTCTGTCACACCTCATTTTACTTCCTCCTCTGCCACTGAACTACTTAAATGCTAATTCACTAAATTAAGGAGTGTTGGTATATCTTTCTGTGATTGGCATAAATATCTTATGTACTGCTGCGAGCCTGTGATATACCTTAAACATTGTACTTTCATGGTTACTCCGTTTTGTTGGTGTGTTTCCAGTTATCAGTTTCTGAATCCGATTAATCACATTAGCTAATAGAGGATCTTTTTTTCACAGGCTCACCTGGCAAAACTTCCCAAGAAACTCTTGGCAAAAGCATCTCTTGCAAAGAACACAGGGCAGGTAAGGAATACGATGAATTACTTCCTGCTGTGAATTCGCTATTAAAATTTGTGTCTTCTCTAGGTCCTGCATCAACTACCTAGTGTAATTTCTTCCTTGGATGCTTATATGGACGCTAGTTTGCAAAGGTGATCTTCTCCAATTCATTTCCTTTGCATACACATTCTGTTCATTAGACAATTCTAAGAATTTATTTTACTGATTATTTGTTATGTAGCCCATAGATTTAAACTGACAGCGTGGTTGAAGTTTTCTCCCTGTATATCATCTTTGCTAACCTCCCATTTCAAACTCTGCAGTGCTTCTCAAATTAAGACTGTTACACAGCTCTTGTCAAACATGGAGAATAACCAGCTGAGATCTATCCTGCCTGCCTCTCGGTTAGAGAAAGCACAGAAGAAAACTGAGACTGGAGAACTCAGGATTGAATGATAAGTTTACCAATAGGATATAATAACCAATCTGTGTTCTCCTAGTAAAGGTATATTTCTTTCGACTACCTCTTTTTTTGTTTGcagatactccatccgtttcaggttataagacgttttgactttggtcaaagtcaaactatttcatgtttgactaagtttatacacaaatatagtaatatttataatactaaattagtttcatcaaatcaataattgaatatatttcataataaatttgtcttggattgaaaatgttattactttttttctacaaacttggtcaaacttaaatcagtttgattttgaccaaagtcaaaatgtcttataacctgaaacgaaggaagtagtaAACTACAGTGTAGCTTAATTTTGTTAGTAAATGCTTCCTCAAAAAGGTAATTTGATTGAAGAGGAACACACTGGGAATTTTCATCTATAGCATCATGTATTGCTAACTACAATCATCTACAGACTGCAGCAATGATGATTATGTGTCTGTTTGCAAAGATTATTTATTGTCTACCATGGCAAGCAAAACAGGAATTATTTTGAAATAGTATGTGTCAGTCTAATAGTTAAGAAAGACCAACGTTTTTCATGGCTCTTGTGGAACTCATAAGTCATAACTAGGGATGCAATCCTGCTACCTGCATAAAAGCCCACTTAATAGTTTTTTATTTCCTACTTGCTAGTACAAAAtttggatgaaaaaaaataactagaaTTGTAATAAGGAGGTCAAAAAGGCAATGTCCTAGTTTTCAATCCCAAGGAATTTGAGTAATTTTGGACAAAAATGTGCTtttattttttcgttttttacaATGACTGCCATTTCCATAGGTACCTTTGCCATCTTCTACTGACGAACAGGAAAGACTGAAGCCTTACAAATGGTTCAGGTGTTGGCTCTGCTCATGGCAAGTGGACTTGCTCCGTTGCTCATAACCGGTGTTTGAAGACCTTGCTTGATTTGGATGGCTGCGTTTCTATTATGTTGGCTAATATATTTCTGGATGGCTTGAGCACATCAAATATGTTGTTCCATCTGGCTCTGTAATCCCCCTACCCTAGTGCTGGCTGCAAATTCAGTCCATTTTTGTTGTTTTCAgcacaaatatatatagaaaggAACCGAAAACAAGATTCAACACTCGTGTAACCTTTGGTTGTGTCCACTTATGAATTTGTGGATATAGAGACTGAATTTCTGTCcattatctttctttttttaaaaaaatgattcaacAAAGCTCTGGTTTTGACAAGGACAAAACTGTGCAAAGTAATGATCGAGGAGGTGAACTCATTAGTCACCTGAGATTTTCACCGAGCAAAGGCTTGGAGATGTTTTCAAGCGTAATCGGGGGAGTTCGTTTGTATCCGGAATCCTGGAAACGCCTTTTCGCACATATCAATCAATTCTTCTCAAGCCGGGTTGTTGATTGGACCACGTGGCGTGACAACGCGTGAGAAAAATAATTGGGAATTAGTGAGGATAAAAATTTGCTAGGCtatgtaaaagaaaataaataaagaaaagtATCTAGATATATGAATTGTGATGTGGGCTagaaagataaaaggaaacagAAAGGATCTAGATAGACCCTGATGTGTGTGAAGTTAATTAAAAATCGAGATCAACGGAGTTTCAGCTTTTAGTATCCatagtttataaaatatagtTACTTCAAAATTAATCTTCCCAAATCATAAATCCAAAGTAAGTGACGTTTGTACACTTCCCAAATCAATCATAAATCCAATTTGCACATAAAATCAAATCTATAATTGATTATTGATTTTTCTGTAAGAATAAGTAACGGACATGCTCaaacatattttcttaatacaaTCTTCATTCGTTTGACATTGATTGAAACAAAGTAAAGGATTTTTCAGAAATTGGATTAAGGCTGACAAAATATcttcaagattttttttcaaaaaggatcaTAGCAAGGATTATACTAGCAAGGAATGCCAGCAGGCGTGCCGATTTTCTAGTATAATTCAAAAGCAGAGAGGGACATTTTTGCGGTCGAATGATAAAATGTTTTATACATGTATGAGAGTTTATCATGGAGCAGTCCAAAACATGAAATTCTCACAGTGGGGCCTTATTGGGCCCAAGATTTCTGGGCCCATCGTTCTTGGGCTTGGGCTCTCGATTTCCGACACACGCGCTTCCGCTCCAGCGTCGTTAGGGTTTTTctcccagccgccgcctcctctatAAATCCCACGGCCACCACAACGGCAACCCTCTCACCCGCAGCCGCCGCTTTTGTTTGCATCAGCGTCCTCTCCCTCGAATTCTAGATTTGATTGTTCTTcaatgtgttgtttgtttcacctCTCGTGTTCTTGATCGTTCTTCATCAGCCTGTTACTGTTTTTTCCTTGATTTTTGGATCGGTCAATCTGTTGATGCTGCTTGCGagattggtttggtttggtttggtggtAATTATGGTGGTGAGGTTGGGGGGCGGGCTGTGAGGAAAGAAAACCTTGTGCCGGAGGCGGATGCGCCGGTGTCGGTAACACAAAATCCTCTAAGAAGTTCtgagctcctcctcctttctCTATCGTACGTTCTTGCGCAAGATCTCGATCCAGATTGATTTGGTTTTTATGTTTTCTTggccttttttttgtttgcttttCTCTGCGACGTGGCTTaatattggattggattgggtgTTGCGAGGTGATGATGAATGTATGAATGTCTGTCAATCCCCTGATGTCACAAAGTGATGACTCCTCATACATCCCGACAGGCTCTGATCGCAAAACCCTAATCCACCAGCCATTCTTTACTTGCCTTTGTCTGAAATTTGTTCGATTCTCATTTTAGGCACTTTTTCGTGTTTGTCTTAATTTGTTCGATTTTGGAATTTTCTAAAAGTAAGTTGATTTTTCTCGAGCAGATTTTAAACACCATatcaaacaaattatataatttaACAAGATACCCGAGACCAGAGAATACAGGATTTAATCTCACATTAAGAAGCTCAAgtaaatgaaaaacacaaatCAATATATAATCGTTACGTATTTGAAGCGGATTGGCATGAAAGGAACTAATCAGAGGTCTGGTTGGTCTGACGATATCAGATTCAGGTGCTCACAGAAGCCAGTGACCCAGTGTTGAATGAACCAAACCAAGAACTCAAGAAGGCAAGAATAGCCGTATCGAGGCATTCCTTTTGTACTTCTGCAAAATTCTGAATGATTCGACCACAGTTTCCTagttcatccgtttcacaatgtaaattcATTCAAGCACTttttatattcatattgatgttaatgaatgtagataaatatatatatatatatatatatgtctagattagaGTATTTGGTTTTGGAGTAAAATAGATCACAATTCTGTAAAATTCCGTGAAATAAGCTCGAATAATGGCCCAAAAAATGACGAGCGGTTTGGGAAGCAAGCGATGAAATTCAAAAAACGGTTTGGGGAGCACCCGAGTTTTAGAGCGGTGAAATTCAACCGAAATTGGTACTTCATCTGTACTAtaatttgaccactcgtcttattaaaaaaaaatgtgcaaatataaaaaacgaaaagttattaaaaaaatttgtgcaaatataaaaaacgaaaagttattaaaaaaatttgtgcaaatataaaaaacgaaaagttatacttaaagtacaagtcacaaataaaataaataataattctaattttttttaataagatgaataattaaaaaaaattaaaatctattatattatgagatggaggaagtaatcAATAAATCCGTagtattgtttatttttttgggtGCCGAGCAATTAAACTGTGTGAACTGTGGTATGACGAGATCATTGTTACAAACCTCGGTTATCACGCtttttgtttcaatttcaaATGAAATTGGCAAAAGAATATACTGGAATGCTTTAAAACAGGAAATAGCTAAGGCAGAATTTATGTACTAATATAGAAAACTCTTGATAAAATGGTTTGAACTTTGTATAATATACGAAAGGATATCTCCCTTTCTACTCTGCACATAAAACCGATGTAAATAACAAGAGGGACTTTGTTTTGAATTTGAACGGAAAAAAAGGAATTCTATCCATTTTTATTTCCCATTTTTCTATTTAGTTGTttcttaataaaataaaaataaaggcatataaaaataaaaaaattgctttTGGAAagtgtcgaggagtgatcctctctagcgggtggTCGTGAGACCCCCCCTGTGAGTTCGGCCAGGGGATATGGTGCGATGATCAAGAGCGTACTTCCGTTTGCCATCTAACTACTAGATCGCTCACGAGTCTGTGTAGAAGACAAGGGATTATATatgttcgggccgctgggaagcgtaacaccctactcatGTATGTGGGATTATGATGAGTTCTTACGAGAGGTCTTGAGCTCCTGGGGAAACCTAGCTGTTCTTCCTCTAGAGCTCAAGCTATTGAGAGTCGTCCCTTTTCTCGGTGGgcgaggtcctccttttatagttcaaggggataccacatgccccGTTTTATACCTACCCCTCCATGGGACGGGGACCCACCTAGCTTGGATCAGACCGCCATTCGTGCCTTCAACCAGAAGCAAGGTGGTTGTGCGTCTCTAGGTGGGGCCCAGCGCCGTCCTCCACCTGACACAGGGGACGcccctgtcattccctcttaAATGTATGGAGACTTTGGCAGGCTCATCATGTGCGGGGGACGCTTCTGGCAGTATGCCGATGGGACGGGGCATACCCGTCCTCATTCCGCCTGACACAGGGCGGGACGTGGGGTACTGCCACCCGTCCAATCGcttgtgaccggtcacagactggTCAAGCCCAATTGACGTGGGTCAATCGGGCGGCGCCGCACGCCCGcccacgccgcattaaatgcggcgtcgGACGGTTGGGGCGCCGCGCATTGAAAGCGCTGAGGGGCACTCCTGCGCCACCCACTCTCCCCGCCATGTGGTGgcccggcgggggcctcgggacaGTGCGCACTAAGGGCCGAGGGGCGTGAcatggcaccccgaggccccctggcCACCTCAGCGTTACCTGATCGccccccgagggggcgggggaaGGCCAGGCCGCGCGGCCACGTGGCCAGATGGGAAGGTGACTCCCCTCTACTGTGCGtacccccggtcccatatcaccgacagaaAGCGACAATATCCCATGGTTAATTGGCTTTTATCAAGTTGGTATTTATTCATAGAACATCGATAAAACATGCTATGTTGAATTAAATTTAACcctaagaaaagaaataaaatttaaactaaAATTTCAGTGTTTACCAAAATTTCATTTAGTATTTTTGTATTGAGATATAACCACTAGGTTAATCGTGGTTATTAAAAAACCAATTGACAATTTTTGGTGGACAAAAAGGTTTATAAACCTTTGGAAGAATAGAAAACTATGCTTACAATCACGTCCATCATCAAGTATTTAGATGTTTATCAAGTGAGAGATTTGATAATATATCACTCATCAAAACTATTTGATATCTTATTACACTTTTATTCACATAAATAGTACCACATGTGGTATGAGTATTAATAAGGGAAAATTCCAAAAACCATTCCAGAAGTTACTTGAAGTTTGACATTTCATCctataagttattttgttgCAAATATTCACACTCCTATTTGGTTTTGTTACAAAAACCACTCCAGTGTGCACATGCTTAACTGAATcagtatgtttttcttttcataaagCGTGAGACATCAATATGGTAATACCAAAGTTAAATACTTCTATGGAAATTCCACAAATAGAATTGCTGATGAGAGCTTAAACATTATTGCACTAAGTTTCATTCATTGTGTgcagaaaaagaattaaatgaAACACGGAGAATAAATCTAATACAAGTACTTGAATAAGATTAATTCAGCCAGCTTAGCCTGTGGAGCTCTACTTCAGCGATAACATATTGATTCGGTTAAGTACATGCCCATTAGGGTTGTATAATTTTCCCATCAATTAAAGTAAACTGACAACGAAAAAGTGTCATTCTCCTCACACGCCGGTCTCCATGAGCGAGTTTTCTGGGCCCGAACGTGGCCCGGCCCAGCCCGGCCCACCCCTAACCCGCACATGTAACCGAGCTCGTATTCGCGTCGTCgccctttctcctctcttctcctctcctcccccgtctccgccgctcgcgatccccaccgccgccggcgacgcgcgcgcggcggtcgCCGGGCGTTGTGTCCGCGCCGCCCCGACGAGCCGGCTCGTCGACGGAGACGGTGCGGCTGTTCCTCCGTACTCGTCGCCCGCCACCTCATCCCGCGGCGCCGTCTCCCTCGATCCCCTCGCCAAAGCGCGCAAGGAAGGAAGGCTCTcccccgccaccgacgccgtccGTCCAGATCTAAGGTATGGATCGAACTGTtgttccctcctcctcctcctctgatgtAGGTGTGGTTTTCCGTGGGTTAGGTATTCAGTGTGGAGTGGATGTTTGGAGCGGGGTTTTGGGAATTTGGATTGTGGATGGAGAGGATTCGTTGTCATGTCTTAATTAATTGTTTGTAGCCAGTAACCTAATAATGTTCTACTCGGTGATAATGCATGCTAAGAATCGAGTAGCTTGATCAGTTCTGAAAGATCACTGCAACTACAACTTGCTTGCATGTTAGGATCAGTAAACGTGTTTCTTTCTTTCAAAGTCTTTGCGCTGGTACTAGAGGACTGAGGGGAGCTTCTGAGAGCTCATGTGACAATATTTttggtgtcttttttttttcttcaaggaGACATGAATTGCTGTTTACTTAAGCATTGTTGTCTGAGAGTACTTGATGTGAGTGCTATCAAGAGGATCAATGTGTTGTAGAGAACACCATACACAGATATGCCATTGGCACTTACAACTTTAACTTTTGAAATCTTTCAtcttaaaaatgaaaatatgcCCTGCTTGGATGTATCTTAGCACGTCAGTAGGGTCAGTTAGATATTTCCTTCTTAGAACCTATGTTTTGATGATACAAAGCTATAGGCTAGTGATTTCATTTATTCCGAAGTGTATTCCTCAAGAATAGTGAGTTACGAGCCAAACAGATGTAATGCTTGAATCAAAATCATGTAGTCTCTCTGCACACAGTACAATTTTCTTTATGCACTTCAGACTATTATTAAGGTAGCATgctttttagaagaaaaaaaaaagcatacttTAGTGTCATGTGCTCGCTGTCTGCAACAAGTAGAATATACACAAATTTTGCCTAATTTGTTTGTAGAATGTCAGGATGTAAGGCTGTAATAAGCAGAAacattataattatataaactTTGTCTGGATCAGTATAAACTGTATGATTTATTCACTTTCGCGGTTCTTAAAGCATGTAATATGGTCTTTTTTTTCAGTCCTTTGTGGCTTTTTTGAAATCTAGCTattataattacttaaaaattCAGGAATTTGATGTATGCTTCTGTTTCTTTAGTGCCTGTGCAATTTACCGGATATAAATGCAGCGACCTTGTATTTTGACTCTGAAATtatttacaatttaaaatttaattggcCCTGCTGTTCCATTTACCCAACCTGGAAAAGCATGCCTTATCTTGGCATTTGGCTATTGACTTGCCCATTAATAGAAAAAGATAGTAATTATTTGACATTTGTTTCATTTCTCCATTCATAGAATCAAAATTATTATGTACTGGGATTACCCTGTCATTCTTTTATGACATACAGTATGAATTtgtatactacctccgtcccaaaatacttgtcgctttgagattttgtttgcaacgtttgatcattcgtcttattcaaaaaaatataaaattattatttattttgtttgtgacttgctttattatcaaagtattttaagtatgacttatcattttttcatatttgcactaatttttcaaataagacgaatggtcaagcgttgcaagcaaaaagtcaaagcgaccaCTAATTTGGGACAGGGTAGTATGTATTAATTTTGTTTATACTTTTCATATGCCAGACTGCAATAGTTTCAGATAATGTTCACTGTTATTTTTCCAGATGCTGCCTTATTTTTATCCATTTTATTACTTTTTTGGTTAAATGGTATGCATATATGTCACATATGTTTTGGTTTGATGGGTCCAAATCTGCAGTGGTGGCAATACTCTAAGCCGCTACTTTCATCTTAATACTCTTTTTATTTCAGGAAAAATAACTTTCAGATTATTTCTTGTTCCTACCTTTTTTTTAggttacttatattttagggtgATTCCTGAAAGCATTTAATAAAGTAAATTACTATGTACTTTAGTCCTAGTAATGATACTGTGAATTCAATCCATTGGGGAAAAATATCCTATGGGAGCCTTGGATTGATGGATTGCTCCAAAGGAATTCCGACTTCCCTGCAATGTAATGGTAAAACTGGGAAAGGATTGGAGTTATGTAGTTATTAAAATGCTTTAGCAGTGCTCTGGATCATGAATCTCTTGTGACTGGTAGAAAAACACCTTTACTGCAGTGCTTCTAGAAATGTGAAGTATGCATGATTCACTAAAATTCACTATTTTTATGTTTTGCATCCTGAAACTCTTGAAATTTTAGTCATTGTAATTACTTAAAAAACTggcctatatatttttttatatttgtttttgGTTGTCTAATTTCCAAAGGAAACTTGTTCATGAGCCTGAGTTTGGTTTACATTGCAGGTTGGGCATGATCACTCAACCTTAGAGATTTTTGTCATTCCATTTGTGTAACCTGCCACAACACAACTGACCTTGGCACTATTTTGTTGTTTTCCCATGAGTGCTTAATGGATTGGATAGTTAGAGTTACCGAATATTGCATGTAAACGTAGCACTTGCTGACTTATGAGTGGCTTCAAGTCTCATTGAGGCTTAGTGCATTACATTGCTTCACATTTGGTAGGGTGTATGTAAGTTTATTTCGCTATATTGATCTTAGCTACTGATTTACACAGGTTACATATTATCTCGATTATTTTCTTGACTTGATAGCTATTTTGGCAGTACTATCTGATGAATGAAACCTCCTATACCA of the Oryza sativa Japonica Group chromosome 2, ASM3414082v1 genome contains:
- the LOC4329014 gene encoding tobamovirus multiplication protein 2B, which translates into the protein MAAAAAGGGRGGGAQAAVAEQIAQAVQSTSNLLQLMEESSPAQAHLAKLPKKLLAKASLAKNTGQVLHQLPSVISSLDAYMDASLQSASQIKTVTQLLSNMENNQLRSILPASRLEKAQKKTETGELRIE